In Deferribacter desulfuricans SSM1, the following are encoded in one genomic region:
- a CDS encoding S-layer homology domain-containing protein: MRRKLLLVLSVVVAFMFVSCSKPKTVCNSPTDNPEHNYFTGMELVEKGDINNANMKFERSIQCDPKYSPGYAGKSLTLAMIANSKTDMGEKQVWVDRSLESLKKAKKYAKNKDQKYIYYVTGIRTYTELRVEDWLDKAKDFYDDAKSIEKDVNFNKLPYYQGPEALEYFMGVAYLKGEEFQKARDSFANVLNMSRQSKWHAPANEMWKKTDKIVRAMAGITVGDVGKKIAVKDEVSRADFAALLVDELRIEKIMEGRIPVKSQIAKMKPEFIPADILNHPFRPEIETILKWNIRGLSPIYDETTKAYLFFPNRPLKRKEFALILEDVLVKLTGDESLPRKYFGQENSPYPDVSPTAPWFNAVMNVVTRGLMETELSGEFRPDDNVDGAEALLAIRVLRQTLNVY; this comes from the coding sequence ATGAGAAGAAAATTATTATTGGTTTTAAGTGTAGTTGTTGCATTTATGTTTGTTAGTTGTTCTAAACCTAAAACTGTTTGTAATTCACCAACAGACAATCCAGAGCATAACTATTTTACTGGGATGGAATTGGTTGAAAAAGGTGATATCAACAATGCAAATATGAAATTTGAGCGTTCAATTCAATGTGATCCGAAATATTCTCCTGGTTATGCAGGAAAATCTTTAACTTTGGCAATGATAGCTAATAGTAAGACAGATATGGGTGAAAAACAGGTTTGGGTAGATAGAAGCCTTGAAAGTTTAAAGAAAGCGAAAAAATATGCAAAAAATAAAGATCAAAAATATATTTATTATGTTACAGGAATTAGAACTTACACCGAACTGCGTGTTGAGGATTGGTTAGATAAAGCAAAAGATTTTTATGATGATGCTAAAAGTATAGAAAAAGATGTTAATTTTAACAAGTTACCTTATTATCAAGGGCCTGAGGCTCTAGAATATTTTATGGGTGTCGCTTATCTCAAGGGTGAAGAGTTTCAAAAAGCAAGGGATTCTTTTGCAAATGTTTTGAATATGTCAAGACAAAGTAAATGGCATGCTCCTGCAAATGAAATGTGGAAGAAAACTGACAAAATTGTTAGAGCTATGGCTGGAATTACTGTAGGTGATGTAGGTAAAAAGATTGCTGTAAAAGATGAGGTTTCAAGAGCAGATTTTGCTGCACTTTTAGTGGATGAACTTAGAATCGAAAAGATTATGGAAGGGCGTATACCTGTAAAATCACAAATTGCAAAAATGAAACCAGAGTTTATCCCTGCTGATATTTTAAACCATCCATTTAGGCCAGAGATTGAAACAATACTTAAATGGAATATAAGAGGGCTTTCTCCAATATATGATGAAACTACAAAAGCTTATTTGTTTTTCCCAAATAGACCTTTAAAGCGTAAAGAGTTTGCACTTATTTTAGAAGATGTATTGGTTAAATTAACTGGTGATGAATCATTACCAAGAAAGTATTTTGGGCAGGAAAATTCACCTTATCCAGATGTTAGCCCTACAGCACCATGGTTTAATGCTGTAATGAATGTGGTTACAAGAGGCTTGATGGAAACAGAATTGTCGGGTGAATTTAGACCAGATGATAATGTTGATGGTGCTGAAGCTCTGTTGGCAATTAGAGTATTGAGACAGACTTTAAATGTTTATTAA
- a CDS encoding MBL fold metallo-hydrolase has translation MKIDVVIVGDLYVNCYIISKNKDAIIIDPGSDFEKIKSFIDSNGLKPLAIVNTHGHFDHVGAIEDLKSEYNIPLYMHEGDEFLLKNAVEHASMFGIFGIKSSNIDNYLEDNQLLDFGDIKLKVLHTPGHSPGGVSLYLGEAKVVFTGDTLFKDSVGRTDFPYADFNTLANSIKNKLYVLDDDVTVYPGHGPSSTIGYEKKMNAFVRLG, from the coding sequence ATGAAAATCGATGTGGTTATTGTGGGTGATTTATATGTAAATTGCTATATAATTTCAAAAAACAAAGATGCAATTATTATTGATCCAGGTAGTGATTTTGAGAAAATAAAAAGTTTTATCGATTCAAATGGGTTAAAACCATTAGCTATTGTTAATACCCATGGGCATTTCGATCATGTTGGTGCTATTGAAGATTTAAAGAGTGAATACAATATCCCTCTGTATATGCATGAAGGTGATGAGTTTTTATTAAAAAATGCGGTTGAACATGCTTCGATGTTCGGTATCTTTGGTATAAAATCAAGCAATATCGATAATTATTTAGAAGATAATCAATTATTAGATTTTGGAGATATTAAATTAAAAGTTTTGCATACACCAGGGCACTCCCCTGGAGGTGTATCTCTATATCTTGGTGAGGCAAAGGTCGTTTTTACCGGTGACACCCTTTTTAAAGATTCAGTTGGTAGGACAGATTTCCCTTATGCAGATTTTAATACATTAGCAAACAGTATAAAAAATAAACTGTATGTATTAGATGATGATGTCACAGTGTATCCAGGGCATGGACCATCATCAACTATTGGTTATGAAAAGAAAATGAATGCTTTTGTTAGATTAGGGTAA
- a CDS encoding nuclear transport factor 2 family protein, producing the protein MNEKSLWKFLEKHLNAIYSGDFKTYEETSHKDLTLYEWFVAPHRIEGLSFHKFMMENNWASTHDGFNIHLTNKKAQVYNDTAILTYTLIISYKNEGKIEHKVVNETRVVIKFGNTLKVVHVHKSPGK; encoded by the coding sequence ATGAATGAAAAGTCACTTTGGAAATTCTTAGAAAAACATTTAAATGCTATTTACTCCGGCGATTTTAAAACCTATGAAGAAACCTCTCATAAAGATCTCACACTATACGAATGGTTTGTAGCTCCCCATAGAATAGAAGGATTAAGTTTTCATAAGTTTATGATGGAAAATAACTGGGCGAGTACTCATGATGGTTTTAATATTCATCTCACAAATAAAAAAGCTCAAGTTTATAATGATACTGCTATTCTTACTTATACATTAATTATTTCATACAAGAATGAAGGAAAGATAGAGCATAAGGTCGTAAATGAAACAAGAGTGGTAATAAAATTCGGCAACACACTAAAAGTAGTCCATGTACATAAAAGCCCTGGAAAATAA
- the dtd gene encoding D-aminoacyl-tRNA deacylase, with translation MKCVVQRVDSCKVFIDDDVYSKIDKGVLVLFCAEKGDDYDKIKWFADKCTNLRIFSDENGKMSLSVKDIDGEMMIVSQFTLAGVVKKGRRPDFTGAMEPELAREFYEKFVEECKKVLGDDKIKTGVFAASMKLDILNNGPVTIILQ, from the coding sequence GTGAAGTGTGTTGTTCAAAGAGTGGATAGTTGTAAGGTTTTTATAGATGATGATGTTTATTCTAAGATAGATAAAGGGGTTTTGGTGCTTTTTTGTGCTGAGAAAGGTGATGATTATGATAAAATAAAATGGTTTGCTGATAAGTGTACAAATTTGAGGATTTTTAGTGATGAAAATGGTAAAATGAGTCTAAGTGTAAAAGATATAGATGGTGAGATGATGATTGTTAGCCAATTTACGTTGGCAGGGGTTGTAAAAAAGGGGAGAAGGCCTGATTTTACTGGAGCGATGGAACCTGAATTAGCAAGAGAGTTTTATGAAAAATTTGTAGAGGAATGTAAGAAAGTTTTAGGTGATGATAAAATAAAAACAGGTGTGTTTGCTGCAAGTATGAAATTGGATATTTTAAATAATGGTCCAGTAACAATAATTTTACAGTGA
- the murJ gene encoding murein biosynthesis integral membrane protein MurJ — MRLNFDGATVRGFLGSVIRSAFGVFTSRILGFLRDIFIAAVFGATALTDAFFVAFAIPNLFRALFAEGALSSAFVPILGSKLKKSEYEGYSYLSNMVIYLSIIIVIFIIIFSLFSDKIILLFMPGFIEDKEVIGVASNILIIVMPYLLFVSISALFSSFLNLRGSYFIPYSSTALLNLAMITSIYLSYIYSKNIYFLAWGVFFGGLIQLGYILLFSCRFGFKFSFDKESITDVKKTFLLIVPSIFGVGINQLNFLVGRVLASYLPFGSISYLYYANRLFQFPFGLFSVTIGTVSLTELSKNDSIRRFEIISKSILSIFLIILPASLGLILLSDDIIRIVFQRNQFNINDTINTANALKMYSLGLLFFSLNMTFTKIFHSILDTKTPVKISAILLISNIIFSLLLLKPFKHSGIALASSLSAFIGTIIYVKLISQKKLYSFKDFFSKYNWYILKIILSNFLMSIFVLYLYHKGVHVLLIILLTVIFYLVVLQVFKINFKEVLR; from the coding sequence TTGAGATTAAATTTTGATGGTGCCACTGTGAGAGGTTTTTTAGGTAGTGTAATTCGTTCTGCTTTTGGTGTTTTTACAAGCAGGATTTTGGGTTTTTTAAGAGATATATTTATTGCTGCTGTATTTGGTGCTACAGCACTCACTGATGCTTTCTTTGTAGCTTTTGCAATTCCTAATCTTTTTAGAGCATTGTTTGCAGAAGGTGCTTTATCTTCGGCTTTTGTCCCTATTTTGGGGAGTAAATTAAAAAAGAGCGAGTATGAAGGCTATAGCTATCTTTCTAACATGGTCATTTATCTTTCTATTATTATTGTAATTTTTATAATTATTTTTTCTTTGTTTTCAGATAAGATTATTTTACTTTTTATGCCTGGTTTTATAGAGGATAAAGAAGTAATAGGTGTTGCGTCAAACATTTTGATCATTGTTATGCCTTATTTGCTATTTGTAAGTATTTCGGCACTTTTTTCATCTTTTTTAAATTTGAGGGGTAGTTATTTTATACCTTATTCATCTACTGCACTGCTTAATTTAGCTATGATTACTTCAATTTATTTATCATATATATATTCTAAAAATATTTACTTTTTGGCTTGGGGTGTTTTTTTTGGTGGTTTAATACAGCTTGGATATATTTTGTTATTTTCTTGCAGGTTTGGATTTAAATTTAGCTTTGATAAGGAATCTATTACTGATGTGAAAAAGACATTTTTATTAATTGTTCCATCTATCTTTGGTGTTGGGATAAATCAGTTAAATTTTTTGGTTGGTAGAGTGTTAGCTTCCTATTTACCTTTTGGAAGTATATCTTATCTTTATTATGCAAATAGACTTTTTCAATTTCCCTTTGGGCTATTTTCAGTTACTATAGGCACTGTTTCATTGACAGAGTTGAGTAAAAACGATTCAATTAGACGTTTTGAGATTATTTCAAAATCTATATTATCTATATTTCTAATAATATTACCTGCATCATTAGGCTTAATTTTACTTTCAGACGATATTATAAGAATTGTATTTCAAAGAAATCAATTTAACATTAATGATACTATAAATACTGCAAATGCATTGAAAATGTATTCTTTGGGGTTGCTATTTTTTTCTTTAAATATGACTTTTACAAAAATTTTTCATTCTATATTAGATACTAAAACTCCTGTAAAAATTTCAGCAATTTTGCTTATCTCTAATATTATTTTTTCACTATTATTACTAAAGCCTTTTAAGCATTCGGGTATTGCACTGGCTTCGTCATTATCTGCATTTATTGGAACAATAATTTATGTTAAATTAATTTCACAAAAGAAGTTGTACAGTTTTAAAGATTTTTTCTCGAAATATAATTGGTATATATTAAAAATTATTTTATCCAACTTTTTGATGAGTATATTTGTTTTGTATTTATACCATAAAGGAGTGCATGTTTTATTGATAATATTATTGACTGTTATATTTTATTTAGTTGTGTTACAGGTTTTTAAAATAAATTTTAAAGAGGTGTTGAGGTGA
- a CDS encoding CsgG/HfaB family protein, translating into MKRIGFSFLIVSIVVFLVSCGTPKVDPMALSIVPADTEQVQVPQVCRAQYETRQLRVAVVDFQNNTTFGKMTGSNTAIRGQGTRTHVEGGVAGAVVAPGAVGVGYVGASKTKVKYSKDINTFMRQISPNIGAYAQSAVEDIVVNMGGVEVFTRANIQQVMQEQGFQMNVADPNTLVQLGKIAGVSYIITGSVDNIKAEYVPPSKKKKSDNALANLALSILEATTEGWNVNVEMTVKIIDVATGRIIASKKVKGRELAGKQPNFNPELIITAAKKAMGEAALDIKPELSQLFAVKGYIIQLRGNKQVALVNLGRANGIKPGQKLVAYDFMEIRDPFKGTHTCSKAKIPVELIVSDQVDENQCWVKIEGDEQHKKRLKIGTLVQRAKLAGQGLMDKLF; encoded by the coding sequence ATGAAAAGGATTGGTTTTAGTTTTCTTATTGTATCAATTGTTGTTTTTCTTGTTTCTTGTGGTACCCCAAAGGTTGATCCTATGGCTTTATCGATAGTGCCTGCTGACACAGAGCAGGTTCAGGTTCCTCAAGTTTGCAGAGCTCAGTATGAAACAAGGCAGCTAAGAGTAGCGGTAGTAGATTTTCAGAATAATACTACTTTTGGAAAAATGACAGGTTCAAATACAGCTATTAGAGGTCAAGGTACTAGGACTCATGTAGAGGGGGGTGTTGCTGGAGCTGTTGTTGCACCTGGTGCTGTTGGGGTTGGTTATGTTGGAGCTAGCAAAACAAAAGTTAAATATTCAAAAGATATAAATACATTTATGAGACAGATATCACCTAATATAGGAGCGTATGCACAAAGTGCTGTTGAAGATATTGTTGTAAATATGGGTGGTGTAGAGGTTTTTACAAGAGCTAATATTCAACAGGTCATGCAAGAACAAGGTTTTCAGATGAATGTCGCAGATCCCAATACATTAGTTCAATTAGGTAAAATTGCTGGTGTTAGTTATATTATCACTGGTTCTGTTGATAATATTAAAGCAGAGTATGTACCACCTTCTAAAAAGAAGAAATCAGATAATGCGTTAGCAAATCTTGCTTTATCTATTTTAGAAGCTACTACAGAGGGATGGAATGTAAATGTAGAAATGACTGTAAAAATCATAGATGTTGCCACAGGTAGAATTATTGCATCTAAAAAGGTAAAAGGTAGAGAACTTGCAGGAAAACAACCAAATTTTAATCCAGAGTTGATAATTACTGCAGCTAAAAAAGCTATGGGTGAGGCTGCTTTGGATATAAAACCTGAATTGTCACAATTGTTTGCCGTAAAAGGTTATATAATTCAATTGAGAGGAAATAAGCAGGTGGCTCTGGTTAATCTTGGTAGGGCAAACGGTATTAAACCGGGGCAAAAATTGGTAGCTTATGATTTTATGGAAATTAGAGATCCTTTCAAAGGTACTCATACTTGTAGCAAAGCAAAAATACCTGTGGAATTAATAGTTTCTGATCAGGTTGATGAAAATCAGTGTTGGGTAAAAATAGAGGGGGATGAGCAACATAAAAAAAGGCTTAAAATTGGCACTTTGGTTCAAAGGGCTAAGTTGGCTGGCCAAGGATTAATGGATAAATTATTTTAG
- a CDS encoding integration host factor subunit beta yields MTKSQLIEIITEKYPKLTKKQIEFIVNGVFNTIKEALKNGEPVEIRGFGSFKIRQKEAKVGRNPKTGETVQIPAKKVPYFKPGKEIKEQLIEKPADK; encoded by the coding sequence ATGACAAAGTCCCAATTAATCGAAATTATCACAGAGAAATATCCAAAACTAACAAAAAAACAAATTGAATTTATTGTAAATGGTGTTTTTAATACAATTAAAGAGGCTCTAAAAAATGGTGAACCTGTTGAAATAAGAGGGTTTGGAAGTTTTAAAATTCGTCAAAAAGAAGCGAAAGTTGGTAGAAACCCTAAAACTGGAGAAACTGTACAAATTCCTGCTAAAAAAGTTCCTTATTTTAAACCAGGAAAAGAGATTAAAGAACAATTAATAGAAAAACCTGCTGATAAATAA
- a CDS encoding flagellar assembly protein T N-terminal domain-containing protein: protein MKKIIVFLFLLFPIFLFAMGEQGIFVQSYGEAEIVNNDIQTARLQAIARAKWSALEQAAGVKVKAQSVVQNAVLVDEAIKSETQGVIKGFQILKEGQNQGVYWVQISAFIVPNKAKEALGAISRNTAISVILPLVMPDGRVEESNPLSEKLINELSVQGYEVIDIASGSTFSVSQLDTALRTNNFLMIRNLAYQYLSNVMLVGKITTTLTAREGKNVGYGVSLPYNIVTGRLVYRLITNRNGQRVILASGYISGRGMGPTVEDATYKMIEDMSGKVSNELISTIVNKIKGSAKKIRVVLTNVNDMQQMMQFKNFIQYVSWVLSVNEQGMNTLIVEYPEKALYLAASINSRPNYKVVKFSEYEINVQILQ from the coding sequence ATGAAGAAAATTATTGTTTTTTTGTTTTTATTATTTCCTATTTTTTTGTTTGCAATGGGTGAGCAGGGTATTTTTGTTCAGTCTTATGGAGAAGCAGAAATAGTAAATAACGATATTCAAACAGCAAGATTGCAGGCTATAGCAAGAGCAAAGTGGTCTGCTTTGGAGCAAGCTGCGGGTGTAAAGGTTAAAGCTCAAAGTGTTGTACAGAATGCTGTTTTGGTTGATGAAGCGATAAAATCTGAAACTCAAGGGGTTATAAAAGGGTTTCAAATTCTTAAAGAAGGGCAAAATCAAGGTGTTTATTGGGTTCAAATTTCGGCTTTTATAGTGCCAAATAAAGCAAAAGAAGCTTTGGGAGCTATTTCAAGAAATACAGCAATTTCAGTAATTTTACCACTTGTAATGCCTGATGGAAGAGTAGAAGAATCTAACCCTTTAAGTGAAAAATTGATTAATGAATTATCAGTTCAAGGTTATGAAGTGATAGATATTGCATCAGGTAGCACTTTTTCTGTTAGTCAATTGGACACAGCTTTAAGAACAAATAATTTTCTTATGATAAGAAACTTGGCATATCAATATTTATCAAATGTTATGCTTGTGGGTAAAATTACTACAACTTTAACTGCTCGTGAAGGTAAAAATGTGGGCTATGGTGTTAGTTTACCTTACAATATTGTAACAGGTAGATTAGTTTATAGATTGATTACAAATAGGAATGGCCAACGGGTGATCTTAGCTAGTGGCTATATTTCTGGTAGAGGTATGGGGCCTACTGTTGAAGATGCTACATATAAAATGATAGAAGATATGAGTGGAAAAGTTTCAAATGAGTTGATTAGTACAATAGTTAATAAAATTAAAGGTTCTGCTAAAAAAATTCGTGTTGTTTTGACAAATGTTAATGATATGCAGCAGATGATGCAGTTTAAAAACTTTATTCAGTATGTAAGTTGGGTATTATCAGTTAATGAACAAGGGATGAACACTTTGATAGTTGAGTATCCAGAAAAGGCGTTATACTTGGCAGCTTCAATTAATAGCAGACCGAATTATAAGGTAGTAAAATTTAGTGAGTATGAGATAAATGTTCAGATTTTGCAGTAA
- a CDS encoding cupin domain-containing protein yields MFVGHLKDKEEIAMNMKEAEKVFKKVAIGKDEGWDDYVMRVFRIEKGGKTPRHIHDWPHINYVIGGQGILYMDGKEYKVEKGSIAFVPNNIEHQFLNAGEEDFEFICIVPAKGEY; encoded by the coding sequence ATGTTTGTTGGTCATTTAAAGGATAAGGAAGAAATAGCAATGAATATGAAAGAAGCTGAAAAGGTATTTAAAAAAGTAGCAATTGGAAAAGATGAAGGCTGGGATGATTATGTAATGAGAGTTTTTAGAATTGAAAAGGGAGGAAAAACACCAAGGCATATACATGATTGGCCACATATTAATTATGTGATTGGTGGACAAGGGATTTTATATATGGATGGAAAAGAGTATAAAGTAGAAAAAGGGTCGATAGCTTTTGTCCCAAATAATATTGAACATCAATTTTTAAATGCTGGGGAAGAGGATTTTGAATTTATTTGTATTGTTCCAGCAAAGGGTGAGTATTGA
- a CDS encoding aspartate-semialdehyde dehydrogenase, whose protein sequence is MALQKKEKYNVAIVGATGAVGQVFLQILEERNFPIDELRLLASSRSAGKKVKFKGEEYTVQELTHDSFEGIDIALFSAGGGRSKEFAPSAVKAGAVVIDNSSAFRMDKDVPLVVPEVNPDDAFKHNGIIANPNCTTIIMVVALKPLHNYGKIRRVVVSSYQSASGAGAKAMQELMDQTKAWANGEPLKVEAFQHQLLFNVIPHIDVFMENGYTREEMKMYNETKKIMGDDSIEVTATCVRVPVLTAHSEAVTVETEKKITVEKAKELFSNAQGIQVLDNPEKNEYPMPLFVSGKDDCYVGRIREDISKENSLNFWVVGDQLRKGAALNAVQIAELLISK, encoded by the coding sequence ATGGCCTTACAAAAGAAAGAAAAATATAACGTAGCAATTGTTGGTGCTACAGGAGCAGTTGGACAAGTATTTTTACAAATTTTAGAAGAAAGAAATTTCCCAATTGATGAATTAAGATTACTTGCATCAAGTAGATCAGCTGGCAAGAAAGTAAAATTTAAAGGGGAAGAGTATACAGTTCAGGAATTAACTCATGACAGTTTTGAAGGGATAGATATTGCTCTTTTTTCCGCTGGAGGTGGAAGAAGTAAAGAGTTTGCTCCATCTGCAGTGAAAGCTGGCGCAGTGGTAATAGATAATAGTTCAGCTTTTAGAATGGACAAAGATGTTCCGTTGGTTGTTCCTGAAGTCAACCCTGATGATGCTTTTAAACATAATGGAATAATTGCAAACCCAAACTGTACTACTATTATTATGGTCGTAGCATTAAAACCTCTTCATAACTATGGGAAAATCAGAAGGGTGGTAGTTTCATCATACCAATCAGCTTCTGGAGCAGGTGCTAAAGCAATGCAAGAGTTGATGGATCAAACAAAAGCTTGGGCAAATGGAGAACCACTCAAAGTAGAAGCTTTTCAACATCAGTTGCTTTTTAATGTAATACCACACATAGATGTTTTTATGGAAAATGGTTACACTAGAGAAGAGATGAAAATGTACAACGAAACAAAAAAAATCATGGGTGATGATTCTATTGAAGTAACTGCAACCTGTGTAAGAGTTCCAGTTTTGACAGCACATTCAGAAGCTGTAACAGTAGAAACAGAAAAGAAAATAACAGTAGAAAAGGCAAAAGAGCTTTTTAGTAATGCTCAGGGTATACAGGTATTAGACAACCCAGAGAAAAATGAGTATCCAATGCCACTTTTTGTATCAGGTAAAGACGATTGTTATGTAGGTAGAATCCGCGAAGATATTTCAAAAGAGAATTCTCTAAACTTCTGGGTAGTAGGTGACCAATTAAGAAAAGGTGCTGCCCTTAACGCTGTCCAAATAGCAGAATTACTTATTTCAAAATAA
- a CDS encoding ammonium transporter: protein MRLFFITSILFLTHNVYAFNGKVNSADTLWVIISSILVLLMIPALSIFYGGMVRGKNVLSTMSFSFVSMTVVGVLWFLIGHTIAFGPGGNSFVGSMKYLFLGKDLMTDVHGTIPESVFSFFQGMFAIITIALFSGAIVERFKFSSYVFIISLWLIFIYAPLAHFVWGENGFLANMGVLDFAGGLVVHLSSAVASLVLILMVGPRKGYPQKQFIPHNLVLTGIGTGLLWFGWFGFNAGSALAVNNVAYYAFINTFVAGAAGGAVWMFLEMKNSKPSFLGICSGIIAGLASITNAAGYVIPPIALLIGIMGGFICFYAIQLKFKLGYDDSLDVIGVHGVGGLIGALMTGLFVSINGKGLFYGNIKQFIVQIVGILVTILFVGIGTFLIGKLADVIFGLRVGVEEEVEGLDLSQHGESAYN from the coding sequence ATGAGATTGTTTTTTATAACTTCAATACTTTTTTTAACACACAATGTTTATGCTTTTAATGGTAAAGTGAATAGTGCGGATACCTTATGGGTTATTATTTCTTCTATTTTGGTTTTGTTGATGATACCAGCTTTATCGATCTTTTACGGTGGTATGGTGAGAGGTAAGAACGTTTTATCTACAATGTCTTTTAGTTTTGTTTCAATGACAGTAGTTGGAGTGTTGTGGTTCTTAATTGGACACACAATTGCTTTTGGACCTGGAGGTAATTCTTTCGTTGGTAGTATGAAGTATCTTTTTTTAGGTAAAGATTTGATGACTGATGTGCATGGAACAATCCCTGAATCAGTATTTTCTTTTTTCCAAGGAATGTTTGCAATTATTACTATTGCACTATTTAGTGGTGCAATTGTTGAAAGGTTTAAATTTAGCAGTTATGTATTTATTATCTCTTTATGGTTGATTTTTATATATGCTCCATTAGCACACTTTGTTTGGGGTGAAAATGGTTTTTTGGCAAATATGGGTGTTTTAGATTTTGCAGGTGGGTTAGTAGTTCATCTTTCTTCTGCAGTTGCTTCTTTGGTTTTGATTTTAATGGTGGGGCCAAGGAAAGGTTATCCTCAAAAGCAATTTATTCCACATAATCTTGTTTTGACAGGTATAGGTACTGGTTTATTATGGTTTGGTTGGTTTGGTTTTAATGCTGGTAGTGCTTTAGCTGTAAATAATGTGGCTTATTATGCATTTATAAATACTTTTGTAGCAGGTGCTGCTGGTGGGGCTGTCTGGATGTTTTTAGAAATGAAAAATTCAAAACCAAGTTTTTTAGGAATATGCTCAGGTATAATTGCAGGTTTAGCTTCAATTACAAATGCTGCTGGTTATGTAATACCGCCAATTGCATTGCTGATAGGCATTATGGGTGGGTTTATTTGTTTTTATGCAATTCAACTAAAATTTAAACTTGGGTATGATGACTCTTTAGATGTTATTGGTGTTCATGGAGTAGGTGGTCTAATAGGAGCTTTAATGACTGGTCTATTTGTTTCAATAAATGGAAAAGGTTTATTTTATGGAAATATAAAGCAATTTATAGTCCAAATTGTTGGAATTTTAGTTACAATTTTATTTGTTGGAATAGGCACTTTCCTAATAGGTAAATTAGCAGATGTTATTTTTGGTTTAAGGGTTGGTGTAGAGGAGGAAGTTGAAGGCCTTGATTTATCACAGCATGGAGAAAGTGCGTATAATTAA
- a CDS encoding 50S ribosomal protein L11 methyltransferase → MNFIKVLNLKKDIKIKVSSFGSGEHETTLSCLKFMDYIDFNNKSVLDIGSGTGILSIYASILGAKKVVGYDISFDACRNFKENVAINDVKNCFVICSNERAIKGNYDIIIANIYFDIIINLKEYILKWMENKKGFLILSGIPIEENYEVRKIYCNQGFEVIKSFYGEEYTTFLMKKGG, encoded by the coding sequence ATGAATTTTATAAAAGTACTTAATTTGAAGAAAGATATAAAGATAAAAGTATCTTCTTTTGGCAGTGGTGAGCATGAGACCACTTTAAGTTGCTTAAAATTTATGGATTATATTGATTTCAATAATAAATCTGTCTTAGATATTGGTTCTGGTACAGGTATTTTGAGCATTTATGCTAGCATTTTAGGTGCAAAAAAAGTAGTTGGTTATGATATATCTTTTGATGCATGTAGGAATTTTAAAGAAAATGTAGCAATAAATGATGTTAAAAACTGTTTTGTTATATGTTCTAATGAAAGGGCTATTAAAGGTAATTATGATATTATAATTGCAAATATCTATTTTGATATCATCATTAATTTAAAGGAGTATATTTTAAAATGGATGGAAAATAAAAAAGGATTTCTTATTTTATCAGGTATACCTATAGAAGAAAATTATGAAGTAAGGAAGATTTATTGTAATCAAGGGTTTGAGGTGATTAAAAGTTTTTATGGTGAAGAATATACTACATTTTTAATGAAAAAAGGGGGTTAA